A single Malaclemys terrapin pileata isolate rMalTer1 chromosome 3, rMalTer1.hap1, whole genome shotgun sequence DNA region contains:
- the LOC128834660 gene encoding uncharacterized protein LOC128834660, translating to MLADGEDEEGEEVDEAVDSTHNAGFPDSQDLFITLTEIPYQPSPAVTPDTESGEGSATPSATVSQPSLASHSQRLARIRHRKKRTREDMFSELMACSRAQAAQQTQWRENLSQMQQANMDREERWRQEDQQATQTLLGLLREQTDTLRRLVDVLQERRQEDRAPLQSISNRPPPPPSPIPPSPKVHRRRGGRVHANSHSTPAESSSSRRLSFPKI from the exons atgttagcggacggggaagatgaggaaggagaagaggtggacgaggcagtcgacagcactcacaacgctggtttccccgacagccaggatctcttcatcacccttacagagatcccctaccaaccgtccccagccgttaccccggacacagaatctggggaaggatcagcca ccccatctgcgactgtctcacaacctagcctggcatcacactcccagaggctagcgaggattaggcataggaagaagaggacacgggaggacatgttctcagagcttatggcctgctcccgagcccaggcagcacagcagacccagtggcgggagaacttgtcccaaatgcagcaagcaaacatggatcgggaggagaggtggcggcaggaagaccagcaggcgactcaaaccctgcttggactactgagggagcaaacggacacgctccggcgccttgtggatgttctgcaggaacggaggcaggaggacagagccccactgcagtccatctctaaccgccctcccccgccaccaagtcccatacccccctcacccaaagtgcacagaaggagaggcggcagagtccacgcaaactctcactccacccctgcagagagctctagtagcagaaggctctcattccccaaaatttga